The proteins below are encoded in one region of Homo sapiens chromosome 2, GRCh38.p14 Primary Assembly:
- the CDCA7 gene encoding cell division cycle-associated protein 7 isoform X1 → MDARRVPQKDLRVKKNLKKFRYVKLISMETSSSSDDSCDSFASDNFANTKPKFRSDISEELANVFYEDSDNESFCGFSESEVQDVLDHCGFLQKPRPDVTNELAGIFHADSDDESFCGFSESEIQDGMRLQSVREGCRTRSQCRHSGPLRVAMKFPARSTRGATNKKAESRQPSENSVTDSNSDSEDESGMNFLEKRALNIKQNKAMLAKLMSELESFPGSFRGRHPLPGSDSTNEGDLEETP, encoded by the exons ATGGACGCTCGCCGCGTGCCG CAGAAAGATCTCAGAGTAAagaagaacttaaagaaattcaGATATGTGAAGTTGATTTCCATGGAAACCTCGTCATCCTCTGATGACAGTTGTGACAGCTTTGCTTCTGATAATTTTGCAAACACG aaaccTAAATTCAGGTCAGATATCAGTGAAGAACTGGCAAATGTTTTTTATGAGGACTCTGATAATGAATCTTTCTGCGGCTTTTCAGAAAGTGAGGTGCAAGATGTATTAGACCATTGTGGATTTTTACAGAAACCAAGGCCAGATGTCACTAACGAACTGGCCGGTATTTTTCATGCCGACTCTGACGATGAATCATTTTGCGGTTTCTCAGAGAGTGAGATACAAGATGGAATG AGGCTGCAGTCAGTTCGGGAAGGCTGTAGGACCCGCAGCCAGTGCAGGCACTCTGGACCTCTCAGGGTGGCGATGAAGTTTCCAGCGCGGAGTACCAGGGGAGCAACCAACAAAAAAGCAGAGTCCCGCCAGCCCTCAGAGAATTCTGTGACTGATTCCAACTCCGATTCAGAAGATGAAAGTGGAATGAATTTTTTGGAGAAAAGGGctttaaatataaagcaaaacaaagcaatg CTTGCAAAACTCATGTCTGAATTAGAAAGCTTCCCTGGCTCGTTCCGTGGAAGACATCCCCTCCCAGGCTCCGACTCA ACAAACGAAGGGGACCTAGAGGAAACCCCCTGA